From the Lysobacter soyae genome, the window CTGCGGCCGCTTCCAAGGTGTCGGCGGCGTCATCGTCACCGACCAGTCCGGCCGGCATCTCGATGGTGCGTTTGCCAAGCGGTACGCGGAATTGTTCGACAAAAAGCACTTCATCCTGTGGCGTGACCGCCATGATGAGCACCGCCATGCCGTCGCCGTGCACGCGCTCACAAGATTCCCAATGTCCGCGCTTGACGAGGCGCAGCCATTTGCCCAAATACAAGACTTCGCTTTCTTCATCTGTGTGCTGCGACATCGCGTTTCCCCCGCTAGGCAGTGACGCCCGCCACCGCCAACAACCTGCGGCGGGTGAGTGGGCCGAATTTCAAAGTATCGCAAAGAGAAGTCAATCGGCTGACATCGACCGCCGTGCGCGCAAAGGGCGGCTGTGCCTCACCGACCGGTGCGTGTGTGGCGATGCGGGTCAGTTGTTGAAACAGTCGCGCATCGGCCTGCTGTGCTTTGAGTCGCAACGCGATCCCGTGCGCTCCGCGGATGCGCAAGTGCGGTACTTCGTCCACGCGGTCAAGGAGCGCGTCGAGGCTGTCGAAATGCGAGATCAATTGCGCGGCGGTTTTCTGACCGATCCCTTGAATGCCGGGAATGTTGTCGACCGCATCACCGCACAAGGCGAGATAGTCGGCAATCTGATGCGCGTGCACGCCATGTTTCGCTTTTACGCCGGCGTGCGTCCAGCGCGTATTGCGGGCGAAATCGAACTGCTCGTCGTCGTCTTGCAAAAGTTGCGACAAATCCTTGTCGGCTGAAACAATGATGCCGCGAAAGCCCTTTTCGCGCGCCAACACCATGGCGGCACCGATGAGGTCATCGGCTTCGAATTCGTGATGCGACATCACATTCAAGCCCAGTGCATCGGCAATGGCTTTGCAGGTAACGAATTGCCGCCGCAATTCTTCCGGCGCCGGCGGACGATTGGCTTTGTACTGGGGATACAGCGTATTGCGATAGCAAGAATCCAGAGCTTCGTCAAAGGCCACCACGATGTGCGCAGGACGTTCGCGCTCATGCAATTCACACAGGAAGCGTGCAAAGCCATGCACCGCATTGAGCGGCCAACCGTCTTCGTCGTGCCAAGCATCCGGCATCGAATGCCAAGCACGAAAAACATACATGCTGGCATCCACCAAGTGGACCGCAGGGCGATTCATCCCGCTCACGCCGGCGTCCAGCGTGTCAGCAAATCGGCGGCCTCCGGCCGGATACGCTCAGGCACCGGCGTCGACGTACTGCCGATATGAATATGTCCGACCAAGACTTCCTCGGCACCGACGCCGAGCAAACGAAGGATTTCAGGATCACTGGCAACGACGCCGGTGAGCCATTGCGCGACAAACCCTTGCGCTTGCGCCGCGAGCAGCAAGGCGAAACACACGCAGGCAGCGGTGGCGTAGCGTTCGTGCGCGGGGATTTTCATGTCTTCGCCTTGCGCGGCGACAACCATGACGATCACGGGCGCGTAGCTGAAACGCTTGCGCGCCTTTTCGTACACGCCATCGGCAGCATCCGGATCGAGCGCGCGCATACGCTGCTCCAAGGCTGCGCCCAGCGCCTCACGGGCTTCTCCGCGTATTTCGATGAAACGAAACGGCACGCGCTTGCCATGATCGGGGACGCGTGAGGCCGAGTTCAGCATCCGCAGCAATTGCCCGTCGTCGGGGCCGGGCCCGGTCATCTGCGTGTAAGGAACTGAACGCCGCGCGTCCAGACATTCAAGGCAATCGGTCATGTGTTTTCTTGTAAGAAGCGCCAGGACCATTGTGCCATGCACGCTCCGGCACATACGCGTAAAAACGGCGCCACGCGGGCGCCGTCGGGTTTGCAGTGCAGCGGTGAATCAGCGTGGCGGGTTGGCTTTCAGCCAGGCCGCCCGCTGTTCTGCGGTCATGGAATGCCATTGATCACGCAGCGCACGTCGTGCTTCCGGCGTCATCGTCTTCATTCGCAAATACAGTTCCTTGGCTTCCGCGCGTTGTTCGGGGCTCAGCTTCTCCCAACGATGCATGCCGCGTTGCGCCAACTTGCGCTCGGTCGGCGACATCGACGCCCAATGCTGCGCACGGTTCATCATTTCCGCACGTTGCGTGGGGTTGTCGTTCCAACGGGCGCGCAGCGGTGCGATCAGGACCTCGCGCTGCGCCGGCGTCAATGCCTCCCAATCGGACAGCGATTGCTGCGTTTGCGGGCGCTGCGATTGCGCGTATGCGGGTGTGCCCAATGCCACCAATACGGCGAAGACCAGGCTCGGGAATTTCATACTCATTTCTCCAGATGCAAAGCATTGGCATCGCTGCCAAGCCACGCGTAAAACTCGGGGTCGTTGTCCATCGCCGTGGTCGGCGACGCCACCGGCAAACCTGCCGAAGGCGCCGTGGCGATCGCCGCAGGCGCAGGTTTTCGTGTTGGCGATTGCAGTTGCAAAATGCCAACCGCCGCCAAGGCAAACACCATCGCGCCCGCCATCACCGGACGCCAAATCCCGTGTCGGGCAGGGGTCGTTGCCTGCGGATGCAAGCGGGTGGTGACCGAAAACGGCACGTGGGCAAGTCCGACCGCATGCAAGTCGCGTGCGCGTTGGTCAAGCCTGTGTTCGGTGTTCATGAAAAGTCCTCCAAATACGGTTGCAAAGCAGCGCGAGCACGTGAGAGATGGGTTTTCACCGATCCCTCGCTGCAACCCATGACGCTCGCGGTGGTTGCAACATCCAATTCCTCCAGCACGCGAAGGTTGAACGCTTCGCGCTGACGGGCGGGCAGTTTCCCCATCGCCACCGAGAAGTGTTCGAACGCTTCGCGGTTGTCATGGGCGCGTGCGGGGTCGGCTGACGTATCCGCCCATGCCACGCTCGAGTCTTCTTCCACGCCACCCAACATCCAACTCAAACGAAACTTGCGTCGGCGTTGCATGTCGATGACCCGCGTCCGCAAAATCCGCCAAAACAACGGTGTCCATTCGTTCGACGGCCGGTCGCCATACGCCAACATCTTCAACATGGCGTCTTGGACGGCATCCATGGCGTCCTCCCGGCTACGCAATCCGTATTCGGCAAACCGGAATGCACGCGCGTTCACGTCCTTGAAGAACGCATTGATGTTCGGCCAAGTTTTGGTGTCGATACCCTCGCTCATGCGCGGTACCAAACCGGCGTCCGGACACATCTGCGAGTGATTCCTTCATTGTGACGTGGGTTACATGCAATCAACGCCCGAGGACGCCGCCCGTTGACAGACCTAGACACGGGGGCGCGCCAAATAAGCAGCCAGCAAAAGGGCCGAGGCAAACAGGCAATAGTCGACCGCGCCCAACGCGTGCAGGTTCAAATAGGTGGCGAACCAAAGCCCCATTCGCTGAACGGATTCCTGCGGATACAAACCCAAGCTGGCGCCGAGGAAGCCTGCCGCGATCCACCACCGCGCCAGCAGCACGCACACCGCCAACGCGATGGCGGCCACCCATGGTCTGGACGCACGCTCGGGTGCCTTCCAATAACGCAGGGTCGACGCCAGCAATGCCGCGGCGACCAACGCAAAGCCGCTCAATTCCCGGTCGAAGACCAGTGCCAGCACGGTCCAAGCAAGGGCCAGCACGACCACGGAGACACCCAGGACGAGCAGGGTTGGCAGGCGCCACCGCCCGCGCGGGTCGGAGGGCGATGCGGATTGAGAAGGCAAAGACATCCGTACAGGATAAATGGGAGCGGCTAAACTATGCGTTATGTATTCCCGTAGCAGCGAACCGGTCAAATTCGAGCGCGATTGTGATGTCGTGCTGGTCCCTTCAGGTGAGAACGTGGTGATGCCGGCTGGCAGCATCGGTTACATCACCCAATCCTTGGGCGGCAGTTGGACTGTCTTTGTCGAGGGCAATCTGATGCGCATTGCCGGCAAAGATGCCGATGCCATCGGAAAGGAACCACCCACGCCCATCGAACTTCCCGAAGGCGCGACGGTCGAAGACATCGAAAAACTGGTCTGGCAACAACTGCGCACCTGTTTCGATCCTGAAATTCCGATCAATGTGGTGGAGCTCGGGCTCGTTTACAGCGCCGAGCTCACCCCGGTCGAGAACGCCGAATACCGTGTCGATGTCCGGATGACCCTGACCGCACCCGGCTGCGGCATGGGCGACATCCTCGTCGATGATGTGCGAAGCAAGTTGGAACTGATTCCGACCATCGCGGAAGCCGATGTTGAACTCGTCTTCGATCCGCCGTGGAACCGCAACATGATGTCGGATGCGGCAAAACTCGAAACTGGGATGTTTTAAGCCTCAGCCTTCGCTGGCTTCGAAGCGATTGGCGTCCACGTTCTTGCGGACTTTGGCAGGATCCCAAATCCGGCCGTTCATGGCGATGTACACGCCCGGGGCCAACGATTGCACGGCGCCGACGGCACAGCCGATGTTGAACTCCGCGTCCGAGCCTTCGAATCGCGCGGGATTGAGCGCACCGGTCAAAACCATCACCTTGTTCGGGATGGCGGCCAATACCTTGGCGGTTTCGACCATCGAATCGGTACCGTGGGTGATCAGTACATGCGTTTCGGGCTGCGCCTCGATGGTGGCACGCATCAGTTCGCGATCCCCCATATCGATAAACAAGGAGTCCTTACGCAGTAGCGCAATGACCCGGAACCGGAACGCCACGCCGAGGTCTTCCAAAATCCGTCCGATTTGCGGGTCGCCGACCTGATAGTCAGATTTCGCATCGAAATAGATTTTGTCGATCGTGCCACCGGTGGTGACGATGAGCAGGGAGTCCATGGGTCTTGTTCCAAATTCACGCGTGACACGTAGCGCGAATTATAGCGGTCGTCAGTCGGGGCGCTTGGCGAAGCGTGATTGCATGCCGGGCAGACTGGCGGAAAAAACCACGACGACCGCTAGCAACAGTTCAATCCAGGCCATGCCACGTTCAGGCGCACGCGTCCATGCCACCATGACGCCGTGTGAGAACCAGAGCAGCGCAAACAAAGCCGACCAGAATCCTGCGGTGCGTCGCTTGAGTGCCACACCAAGCAAGAGCAGCGCGACCGGCAGGGCAAAAATGACCAACGCCGCGGGTTTGTGCTGGAACCAAAAGAGGTAGAGAACGCAAAGCGCGGCCAGTGCCCCCATCAAGACATGGCGTGCCCGTTTCATGCGTGCTGCATGGCGCGCGTCACTCGCGCAAGCCGTGTGCCGAGGCCGCGTGCCAATGCCGCCTCGTCTTCAGACAGCGTGTTGTCGTCGCGCGGCCCGGCATAGTGGCTTGCGCCATAGGGCGTGCCGCCGGTCCGGGTGTCTGACAGCGCTGTGCCGTGAAAGGGAATGCCCGTGATCAAGCAGCCGTGATGCAGCAGCGGCACCATCATCGACAGCAAGGTCGATTCCTGCCCTCCATGCATCGAGGCGGTCGAGGTAAAAACACAGGCCGGTTTGTCGACCAAACTGCCGCTGGCCCACTCGGCCCCCAGCGTGTCGATGAAATGCTTGACCGGTGCGGCCATGTTGCCAAAGCGCGTCGGGCTACCCAAGGCGAGTGCCGCACACTCTTCCAAATCGCGCTTGCTGACATAGGGTGCGCCTTCCTCGGGCACCGGCGGCTGCGCCACCTCGGTTTGCACGGCCACCGGGGGCACGCTGCGCAAACGCGCCTGCATGCCGGGCACCTCTTCGATACCGCGGGCGATTTGCCGCGCCAAAGCGGCCACCGATCCACCGCGGCTGTAGTAGAGCACCAGTATTTCCGCCATTCCCTTGTCCGAATCCATCTGTTTCACGCAGCGGACAGTGTACGCAATTCCGCCCAATTCA encodes:
- a CDS encoding 5'-3' exonuclease, with translation MNRPAVHLVDASMYVFRAWHSMPDAWHDEDGWPLNAVHGFARFLCELHERERPAHIVVAFDEALDSCYRNTLYPQYKANRPPAPEELRRQFVTCKAIADALGLNVMSHHEFEADDLIGAAMVLAREKGFRGIIVSADKDLSQLLQDDDEQFDFARNTRWTHAGVKAKHGVHAHQIADYLALCGDAVDNIPGIQGIGQKTAAQLISHFDSLDALLDRVDEVPHLRIRGAHGIALRLKAQQADARLFQQLTRIATHAPVGEAQPPFARTAVDVSRLTSLCDTLKFGPLTRRRLLAVAGVTA
- a CDS encoding nitroreductase family protein, with product MTDCLECLDARRSVPYTQMTGPGPDDGQLLRMLNSASRVPDHGKRVPFRFIEIRGEAREALGAALEQRMRALDPDAADGVYEKARKRFSYAPVIVMVVAAQGEDMKIPAHERYATAACVCFALLLAAQAQGFVAQWLTGVVASDPEILRLLGVGAEEVLVGHIHIGSTSTPVPERIRPEAADLLTRWTPA
- a CDS encoding DUF3106 domain-containing protein, translated to MKFPSLVFAVLVALGTPAYAQSQRPQTQQSLSDWEALTPAQREVLIAPLRARWNDNPTQRAEMMNRAQHWASMSPTERKLAQRGMHRWEKLSPEQRAEAKELYLRMKTMTPEARRALRDQWHSMTAEQRAAWLKANPPR
- a CDS encoding RNA polymerase sigma factor — protein: MSEGIDTKTWPNINAFFKDVNARAFRFAEYGLRSREDAMDAVQDAMLKMLAYGDRPSNEWTPLFWRILRTRVIDMQRRRKFRLSWMLGGVEEDSSVAWADTSADPARAHDNREAFEHFSVAMGKLPARQREAFNLRVLEELDVATTASVMGCSEGSVKTHLSRARAALQPYLEDFS
- the sufT gene encoding putative Fe-S cluster assembly protein SufT; the protein is MYSRSSEPVKFERDCDVVLVPSGENVVMPAGSIGYITQSLGGSWTVFVEGNLMRIAGKDADAIGKEPPTPIELPEGATVEDIEKLVWQQLRTCFDPEIPINVVELGLVYSAELTPVENAEYRVDVRMTLTAPGCGMGDILVDDVRSKLELIPTIAEADVELVFDPPWNRNMMSDAAKLETGMF
- a CDS encoding asparaginase domain-containing protein; the protein is MDSLLIVTTGGTIDKIYFDAKSDYQVGDPQIGRILEDLGVAFRFRVIALLRKDSLFIDMGDRELMRATIEAQPETHVLITHGTDSMVETAKVLAAIPNKVMVLTGALNPARFEGSDAEFNIGCAVGAVQSLAPGVYIAMNGRIWDPAKVRKNVDANRFEASEG
- a CDS encoding DUF2069 domain-containing protein; translated protein: MKRARHVLMGALAALCVLYLFWFQHKPAALVIFALPVALLLLGVALKRRTAGFWSALFALLWFSHGVMVAWTRAPERGMAWIELLLAVVVVFSASLPGMQSRFAKRPD
- the wrbA gene encoding NAD(P)H:quinone oxidoreductase translates to MAEILVLYYSRGGSVAALARQIARGIEEVPGMQARLRSVPPVAVQTEVAQPPVPEEGAPYVSKRDLEECAALALGSPTRFGNMAAPVKHFIDTLGAEWASGSLVDKPACVFTSTASMHGGQESTLLSMMVPLLHHGCLITGIPFHGTALSDTRTGGTPYGASHYAGPRDDNTLSEDEAALARGLGTRLARVTRAMQHA